From the Ctenopharyngodon idella isolate HZGC_01 chromosome 3, HZGC01, whole genome shotgun sequence genome, one window contains:
- the jpt1b gene encoding jupiter microtubule associated homolog 1b — protein MTTTTTFQGMEPGAKNSSRVLRPPGGASNISFGTDDEKPVRKNKMASSIFAEPDDPHAHRRNNPPGGEASGVLCGEPSAPLRRCQPAIVYDNGAPAERPANSVDQNEHEQENNDEVVEQKEEAAQPSAPSPANPSGRRNPPGGKSSLILG, from the exons ATGACTACGACGACCACTTTCCAAGGCATGGAGCCTGGTGCCAAAAACAGTTCCAG GGTGTTGCGTCCCCCTGGCGGAGCCTCTAATATTTCCTTCGGCACAGATGATGAGAAGCCTGTGCGCAAAAACAAGATGGCCTCCAGTATCTTTGCTGAACCTGATGACCCTCACGCTCACCGGAGGAACAACCCGCCag GTGGAGAAGCATCTGGTGTCCTGTGCGGTGAACCCTCGGCTCCTCTGAGACGGTGCCAGCCCGCCATCGTTTATGATAACGGCGCTCCCGCCGAACGGCCCGCCAACAGTGTG GATCAAAATGAACATGAGCAAGAGAACAACG ACGAGGTGGTGGAGCAGAAAGAAGAAGCCGCACAGCCTTCTGCCCCATCTCCTGCCAACCCGTCCGGCCGGAGGAACCCACCCGGTGGCAAATCCAGTCTGATCCTGGGCTGA